GCGTTCCCGTTCAGATCTCCTGGGACGTTTACAATTGGCTGTTCCAGAGCAAAGCCTCAGGAGAGGGAGGACACGCGGTGTTCATGTTTAGGTTCGAGAGCGATCCCGAagctgaggaggaggaggatgatgagAGGAAAGAGGAAGAGAGGAGTAAAAACGACGTCGTTGTGTGGAAGCCGAAGCAGAAGCAGTGTGGGAGCAGCTTGGGGATTAAAGGGATCGTTGAGtggaggaagatgaagaggagATTCGTTAAGAGCAAGAGGAGCTCCTCGTCTTCGTCGATCTCCATGTCTTCCGCTTCTTCGGCGTGTAGCTCGTCGGTTATGGAGTGGGCTAGTAGCGCAGATGAGGCGGAGTACGGAGGGGGAGGATCTGCCGGCGCCGGCGCCGGCAATGGTCTTGGATTCTCTTTATTGGTTTACGCGTGGATTAAGTgaggtttttatttttatttttttcatgggAAACTAAAAAGGAAAGGTCAAagaattattttgaaaaaatttattgtttttaacgttttattTCCCCACCATCTTAAATCACGGACAAACAGAGGAAATATATTggagtaaaatttttttttatataaattctcAATTTTCGTATATCTCTTAACATTATAGAACTTGATGGTGCAAAGCTCATCGCTCAAAGTGCTTCTTTTGGAGCTAGGTTGCATTCTTATGTGGCCAGAAGTTATCCTTTTTGGCTCAAAGAAACTTTTGAACATGATGTTGCTTTCTCGTAACTGGTTTATATTGGGGTACTGCGTTACCCATATTTAGTCTCCTCATCTGTTTGAGGCTTTTGGGTTGATCTTTTGATACTTCTTGTTAAACTCTGGTTCCTTGTTTATAAAAGTacagttgatcaaaaaaaaacattatagaaCTTGATTATTCTATTTAAAGAAAGTTGAGTCTACATTATTGTCAAAAAAGGTTGATCAATATTTGAATCACGGTGTCTTGTTGTTGTATTAGTTGAGACTAATATTAGTTGTTGCATGTTGACTCCGGTGCCTTTTGGATGATAAATCAAACAGATTGTAGCTTTGGATTAAGTAAGATGGTGGTAATATTTTTTGTACTCTTTGGTGGCCCCTTTCTATTACCAACTTGCATATCGAGACATATACTTCAGTAAACGTTAGAGAATAATATTGaaggtaaacttttttttttgttttctatgtaGGATGAATGTATGTATGTAAATGAATGGAGGATATAGCTGAAATAATTGGCTGGTAGTGCAAATTTAATAGAGAAAAGGGTGAAATTGagattttgaaatcaaaagTTAATCGGGGAACATAATAGCGAAACGAAAGTAATAAGTGTATCATTGATGTTTGGCGTGGTGATGGGTGCATAAGATTGGGAAAAAAGTGTAAGGCACCTTTTGGGaaatatttcatgttttccCGACAAAGTACCAACGTATCATGTGAATAATGGGTCCCACTCTTTGATTTTTCCTCTGTTGTAGTACTAAATTTACGATACTGACCAACAGTAACCACTATTTCATCACATAACTACAAGTTGTAGAGAGAACGTGACATAAGCTTAAATTATGCGCTAACGATACGCAGGCATCTCCAGAGGACCAGATCGACAGTTCCTGCGGACTCAATTTCTCaagaattttattatttgtcaTCATGTTTTCATTAATGACTAAGCACTCGTAGAATTAATGATGCTTAGAAGATACGATTTTTCCTTGGGCTGGGGGTTTGATGGGCTACCCCGTTCTTCTTGGGCCAGTTTATCTCTACTTTAATCGAGTTTCCATTTGTCCTGGTCCGTTTCAGAATCTTGacctttttaaataaattttatagtacTGTATGTTGCAAATTCGTGATATGTTGATTTGTCTTGGTATGTTTCTGCATACTGTGGTCGACCGGGATCAAAGAATTACTCGAGTTGTGCCATAAAGACATGCTGAGCAAAGTTCAGTGTCCACACTCTAATGCCAATGGCAAAGTTTATAAATCGAATTTACGCTAGGATGCTTAACAATGAGGTTAAACGTCACAGAGTATATAAGAGCATGCTGTTACTCTTATACGGTTATCTCAAACTTGCGTTTAGTTCAATAAACCCATCTTGATTCGAAACATTACTATTATTTTGTTTAGCATTGCTCTATAATCTACTTTTTCTGttttatataaatgaatattttagaaaaataaatgtttcaaaaaatattattttttgtatttaatgtACTTTTACCATTTCATAGTGATtaactgtaatttttttttaaaaaaaattatttaccgaatttttattaatttacaattataaaagtagataatcataaaaattatgcatttaaatttaatatattttatttatatgtacgaaaattttaaaacatgtattattttgaaataaaagaaattCACTGTTagacatcattaattatttggaAAAGTTTGAACAATGAACAAATCAATATAAATGGAAATTGCTGTATATATTGTACAGCCAATACCAAAATTAAATCacaaatgaataaataaatgaaatcgAAATTGCTTAATCAGTTTTACAAGCCAATACCAAAACTAGACCGCAATTCTCTTAAACTCGGATTCGAACCCGGGACGACACAGGTGGAACGACGACTCATCCACCTTTCACGGCCATCTCCTGCGTGTCCGTCACCATGGACCCGAATCACATTACCCGTTCACCAGATGGTAGCCTTATCGGAGACACCGTGAAGCAACGGCCGAGATTCGATCAAAAGATCCAGCTTGCTCCTACTGCCACCGTGGCGGGTTTTCTTTAAGTCATCGGTACAGTTGAACCGACATGACCGGTTAATTAACCGGATCGATTCCTCGAAAACCGATTCTTCGCATGGAATAACCAACGGACCGTGGTTAGCAAAACCGAACTCCTCTTCGGCCTTGACCAAGAGATTCTTGAGGACCGGGTGGTTAAGATGCGTTGCGCGCACCACGAATCTCCTGCGACTGCTTCCAACGTAGACCGCCACGTATCCTGACGGCACATCCGACGGTACGCAGCGTCTGGCAGACGACATTCGCGCCTTGTTCCTCCATTGCCGGAGCATCTGTCTCAGCTTCACGATGTGTCGGATCTTGCTGCATTTTGCGATGCCTCCAGCCATTTTTATTCCGGTTTGTGAGTTCGATGAGAAAGTGTAAGAAAGGAAGAGAAAATTGAAGCAGATGGATTTGAGTTTTCGGACAGGACAGGGTTTATATAGTAAAGAGATCGACGCAATGCCCTCAGATTTTCTATTTAATTACGAGATTGCCACGTTGGTTATTACTTTTGACTTCTTGCTTTCTGATGAGACATGACTACTAGTagtggtgtgtgtgtgtgatggATTATGGATAGATTAATTATTCTGGAgattagttttaattattttgctgCAAGAAAGATTAGATACGATTCTTGGAGGAGGAACATTAAagatcttgtatgtttttttcttcttgataCATTGGATGTGTTGATGTCTACAATATATGATGGATTCGACATGTGAAATTTAATGGTTGATCGGTTTGTATAAAAATCCAAGGtttcaaatattataatatattggGAATATTGATAAACTGACAGTCattagagagaaagagaattGATCATGTTAATTATTCATACTTAGTATTCAAATATATCAATATGGTGAAGTGTCACGTTTAAAGAGAAATGGCCAGTAGACGACTATATGGTATATGGTATATGGAATAAGAGTATGAATAATTAACATGATCAACACTCTTATTCCGAATAAGAGTATATGCTGATGACAAAAGAGTGTTGGAAAAAAGACCAGTCTATGAAAAGACTTTAAAGTTAAAACACCACCTTATAATTTAGACTTTAGAGATATGAAGAGtcatctctctctttatatacatCATATATATAGTAAAGTCTTCACATTGAAAAACATGTTAGTAGTACAGTGGTGTAtgataaaactttattttaagcAACCGAAGCCAAAAAGATATGATCTATCATCTAGTTATATGACATAACGTAGAAACTATTTCTCTATCACAATG
Above is a window of Brassica napus cultivar Da-Ae chromosome A10, Da-Ae, whole genome shotgun sequence DNA encoding:
- the LOC106370664 gene encoding auxin-responsive protein SAUR50; this translates as MAGGIAKCSKIRHIVKLRQMLRQWRNKARMSSARRCVPSDVPSGYVAVYVGSSRRRFVVRATHLNHPVLKNLLVKAEEEFGFANHGPLVIPCEESVFEESIRLINRSCRFNCTDDLKKTRHGGSRSKLDLLIESRPLLHGVSDKATIW